One genomic window of Azospirillum thermophilum includes the following:
- a CDS encoding tetratricopeptide repeat protein, whose amino-acid sequence MTSFHRVLHRARRPLAAILLATAGLGLGMPTQAAGTPDDAVSATGSYLAGRFAQHQDDWKAAAVYMSQALQADPQDLSLLRRTFLLKLGEGQYDPALALAGKLLDQDSDPQLAISLLAADHLVKNRLDQAEATTARMPKDGMGRFIAPLMQAWLAAARGQTDRALDALQPLSEASGFTALHDLHAALILDIAGRADQAAARYAKVVEKDAPLRVVHLAGNFLERTGKTAEARALYGTFQSDNPDSLLIEPALKSVGSGKPPGRIIGDARQGMAEALFDLGSALHHEGAEETALLFGRIALYLRPDLGLTQLMIGDIQASRDHHADAIATYGALREDPVLGWPARMRIADSLARLDRNDEAIALLTELSAQRPERTDAVIRLGDLYRVARKHEEAVKAYSTALQRIGTPQERHWPLLYARAMAEDKLNRWAEAEADLKAALALKPDEAILLNYLGYSWIDRGLNLDKAKAMVERAVELRPRDGYIIDSLGWALYRLGDYEGAVVKLERAVELKPGDPTINDHLGDAYWRVGRRNEARFQWTRALRNADEDTQKDQIQAKLDKGLPETKAAAAGEAPAK is encoded by the coding sequence ATGACGAGTTTCCACAGGGTGCTCCACAGGGCGCGTCGGCCGCTGGCGGCCATTCTTCTCGCCACGGCCGGCCTCGGCCTCGGGATGCCGACGCAGGCCGCCGGCACGCCGGACGACGCGGTCTCCGCCACCGGCAGCTATCTGGCCGGCCGCTTCGCCCAGCACCAGGACGACTGGAAGGCGGCGGCGGTCTACATGTCCCAGGCGCTGCAGGCCGATCCGCAGGACCTCTCCCTGCTGCGCCGGACCTTCCTGCTGAAGCTGGGCGAGGGGCAGTACGATCCGGCCCTGGCGCTGGCCGGCAAGCTGCTGGACCAGGATTCCGACCCGCAGCTCGCCATCTCGCTGCTCGCCGCCGACCATCTGGTGAAGAACCGTCTCGACCAGGCGGAGGCGACGACCGCCCGCATGCCGAAGGACGGCATGGGCCGCTTCATCGCGCCGCTGATGCAGGCCTGGCTCGCCGCCGCCCGCGGCCAGACCGACCGCGCGCTCGATGCCCTGCAGCCCCTGTCGGAGGCAAGCGGCTTCACCGCGCTGCACGACCTGCACGCCGCCCTCATCCTCGACATCGCCGGCCGCGCCGACCAGGCGGCGGCCCGCTACGCCAAGGTGGTGGAGAAGGACGCGCCGCTGCGCGTGGTTCATCTGGCCGGCAACTTCCTGGAACGCACCGGCAAGACCGCGGAGGCCCGCGCCCTCTACGGCACGTTCCAGTCCGACAACCCCGACAGCCTGCTGATCGAGCCGGCGCTGAAGTCGGTGGGCAGCGGCAAGCCGCCCGGCCGCATCATCGGCGACGCCCGCCAGGGCATGGCGGAGGCGCTGTTCGACCTGGGAAGCGCGCTGCATCACGAGGGGGCGGAGGAAACCGCCCTGCTGTTCGGCCGCATCGCGCTCTACCTGCGGCCGGACCTCGGCCTGACCCAGCTCATGATCGGCGACATCCAGGCCTCGCGCGACCACCATGCCGACGCCATCGCCACCTACGGCGCGCTGCGGGAGGATCCGGTGCTGGGCTGGCCCGCCCGCATGCGCATCGCCGACAGCCTCGCCCGGCTCGACCGCAACGACGAGGCGATCGCCCTGCTGACCGAGCTGTCGGCCCAGCGGCCGGAACGCACCGACGCCGTCATCCGCCTCGGCGACCTCTACCGCGTCGCCAGGAAGCACGAGGAGGCGGTGAAGGCCTACAGCACGGCCCTGCAGCGCATCGGCACGCCGCAGGAGCGGCACTGGCCGCTGCTTTACGCCCGCGCGATGGCCGAGGACAAGCTGAACCGCTGGGCCGAGGCCGAGGCCGACCTCAAGGCGGCGCTGGCGCTGAAGCCGGACGAGGCCATCCTGCTGAACTATCTCGGCTACAGCTGGATCGACCGCGGCCTGAACCTGGACAAGGCCAAGGCGATGGTGGAGCGGGCGGTGGAGCTGCGCCCGCGCGACGGCTACATCATCGACAGCCTGGGCTGGGCGCTCTACCGGCTCGGCGACTACGAGGGCGCCGTCGTCAAGCTGGAGCGCGCGGTGGAGCTGAAGCCCGGCGACCCGACGATCAACGACCATCTGGGCGACGCCTACTGGCGGGTGGGCCGGCGCAACGAGGCCCGCTTCCAGTGGACCCGCGCGCTGCGCAACGCCGACGAGGACACCCAGAAGGACCAGATCCAGGCGAAGCTGGACAAGGGCCTGCCGGAAACCAAGGCCGCCGCCGCCGGCGAGGCGCCGGCCAAGTAG